CGCAAACAGTTAGAAGGTGAAGACCTGCGTGCATACTCTCATGCCTTGTCACAAATATTGAACTCTCTCTTGAAGCAGTCACCCGATGCTGTTGCAAATGCGAATGTCGCTTTACGAGaccagttcattgagggaacaaGAGATGCAGCGCTTCGAAGGGAACTTCGTAAATTGGTGAGGGACAAGCCACAGTCGACTTTGATTGAAGTAAGAGATGAAGCTTTAATGTGGTCTCTTGAAGATCCCAAGCTGCGTGCTGGTAAAGTAGCCCTTAACCGTAAAGTAAGCTCCGAAGCTACAGAAGTCCAGTGTGCGTCTGTGGTGATGCCAGCGAAGAGCTCTGTTACGCTTGATGAAGTTCTAAAATTAGTGGCGGAACAAGGCAAAGCCATAGGGGAGTTGACTCAAGCTGTTCAGAAATTGACTTTACATTGCACTAAGCCTGAATCTGTGAATCGTAGTAAATCTAAGGTGCAGCCTAGGTTTACTGATGACGGCCAGCCTATCTGTTTTAAGTGTAATGGGGTGGGGCACATAGCCAAAAACTGTGTGAGAAGAAACAAACAAGCAGTAAATGAGGATGCATCATCAGCCATGCCACAGGGAAATGCACACCCTCGGTCGCTGTGAGCCAAGCGATGCGAGGGCAATCTGTTGGCTCGACTCCCAAGGACTCAGATCATGATCGACTACTCCAACATGCTGTGGGGAGATGTCCTGTAGTTGACTTGAAAATCGGGGGAGTGAGTGTTTCGTGTTTACTTGACACAGGAAGTCAAGTGAGTACAATTACAGAACATTTCTTTAAAGAGCACTTAGCAGGTGAAGTAGACAACATGCTTTCCACATCCGGTTGGCTCAAAATTACCGCTGCTAATGGATTAGACATCCCGTATCTTGGTTATCTTGAGCTTACAGTTGAAACCATGGGTATCACTCTGCCAGAGTGTGGTTTTCTAGTAGTCCGAGATGCACAAAGCTCTTCAGCCGTTCCAGCTCTCATCGGCATGAATATTATAGGCAGATGCAGAGAGTTAGTTCATGCTGAGTTCGATACCACCTTAGGAGGGGAGCTACAGTCTGACTGGAGAGAGGTTTTCCAGCAAATGCAAAGTGTCAGTCCACGTGAGAAACGTTTTGTTGCACGAGTAGCTGGAAAAGAGACGGTGGTACATACCTGCTTCATCTATTGCAACTTTAATGGTCCGGGGGATAAAAAGTTCATTACCTGAGGGTTCAAAACTGTTGTTGGAGCCTGGAAATTTACCTTTACCTGGCGGCTTGATCGTGGTACCATCCCTTGTGTCCACTGTAAAACCCTTGTTTCCAGTGCATGTTGTGAATCTCTCCACAGAGGTTGTATGGTTGCAGCCCCGCACCCGGCTGGGTACTCTCTGTCCTGTTGAATCCTTAAGTCCAACGGAGGGTTGTGAAGTTAAGTTCCAAAGAATCGCAGCTGGAGTGGAAGAGATAACTGTAAACACAGAAGAGAGACTGGTATTGGCGAATACCATAACCGACTTTCTTAACAAGCTACGGTTAGGTGGTACTGCTGAGCAACAGGCTGAGCTTAAAGCTTTGCTATTGAGGTATGTGGATGCATTTGCGCTGGACGATGAAGAACTGGGGTTTTCTGATAAAGTACAGCACGAGATCAATCTGGTAGATGACGTTCCAGTTTCTCAGCCCTATCGGCGCATTCCACCAACCCAGTATGGTGAAGCCAGGGAACATATCACCAAGCTTCTTAAGAAGGGGATTATCAAACCTAGTAATAGTGCTTATGCATCGCCCATAGTACTTGTACGGAAGGCGGATGGTAGTCTTAGACTATGTGTCGACTACAGAAAATTGAACTCCAAGACAAAACGAGATGCCTTCCCTTTGCCCCGCATTGATGAGAGTTTTGATGCATTACAAGGTGCAAAGTTCTTCTCAACTATTGATTTGGCTAGCGGGTATCATCAGGTGGCTGTGCGTGAGCAAGACCAGCCGAAGACCGCATTTACTACCCCGTTTGGAATATTTGAATACTCTCGTATGCCTTTCGGAGTTTGTAATGGGCCTTCTACATTCCAGCGTCTTATGCAATCTACTATGGGAGATTTGATCTTCCAGATTATGCTGGTTTATCTGGATGATATTCTTGTATATTCATCTACTTTCCATGAACATCTCCAGAGACTAGAGGTCGTTTTCAGTAGATTGAAGGAAATGGGGCTCAAGGTGAAGCTTGAAAAATGCCATTTTCTCCAGGAAGAGGTAAAGTTCTTGGGTCATCAAATTTCAGCTCAAGGCATTGGTACTGACCCTGGGAAAGTTGAGGCGGTGAGAAATTGGAAAACACCTGGCACAGTAAAGGACTTAAGATCATTCCTAGGTTTTTGTAGTTATTACAGAAAATTTATAGAAGGTTTTTCCAAAATCGCTGGCCCTCTTCATGATTTGGTGAACTTGTGTCTGAAACAACacggaattgtgagaaagtctGAGTTTTGTTCACTGTGGTCAGCCGAGTGTCAGGCAGCCTTTGAGTTGTTAAAGGATAAGCTTACATCTGCTCCTATATTAGGCTACGCAGACTTTTCTCTTCCATTTATAGTGGAGACTGATGCTAGTAATGAAGGTCTAGGTGCAGTCCTCTACCAACAACAAGGTGACTGTAAGAGAGTGATCGCCTACGCTAGTAGAAGACTACGTAATGCAGAGAAGAATGATCGGAACTATAGTAGTATGAAACTCGAATTACTAGCTCTCAAATGGGCTGTTTCCGAAAAATTCCGGGGGTATTTGTTAGGCTCAAAATTTGTGGTCGTCACAGACAACAATCCTTTATGTCACCTGCAAACAGTGAAATTGGGTGCTATCGAGCAAAGATGGATGGCCCAATTAGCAGTTTTCGAGTTTGAGGTTAAGTACCGACCCGGACGGCACAATGCTGCTGCTGACGCCCTCTCTAGGCAGCCGTTAGTTCTGAGGACATGGAATATGATGATTGTGTTGCCATTTGTAATGTGATCAACCAGGGTACACCCTTAGATGTGGAATTGCTGACAGCGGGTGATCAGTGCTGTAAAGTGAGCCAGATCCGTGCTTTGGGGTGTGGAGCCAGGGTGGAAGGGACTGACACTCAGGGAGGTACATGTACTCTTCCAGGCTATACCAAATCTCAGTTAAAGGATTTCCAGCTGAAGGATTTGATTCTCTGCTCTTTTAGAGAGTTTTGGGATCAGAAGCGAAAGCCCACCAGTCAGGAACGACACAGCCTACCTAAACCTGTATTGTCACTGTTAAAGCAGTGGAAATATATTAGAGAATCCGATGGATTGCTCTATCGTGTGGTGGATGATCTTCATCTTGGTGAGTGCCAGCAGTTGCTCTTGCCAGCCTGTTTAAAAGATCAAGTCCTTGAAAGTGTTCATGATAAGATGGGACATCAGGGAATTGAACGTACCCTCAACCTGTTAAGGCAAAGGTGCTTCTGGGTTGGCATGTATGAAGATGTCGAAAGGTGGGTCAAAAAGTGTCAACGGTGTATTCTAA
The sequence above is drawn from the Megalobrama amblycephala isolate DHTTF-2021 linkage group LG13, ASM1881202v1, whole genome shotgun sequence genome and encodes:
- the LOC125244205 gene encoding uncharacterized protein LOC125244205; the protein is MSQSDDEDPVQGAASEQGLSHDMDDVQRQIQELSRKHAEAMAAIANLSGEPTRSYIYVPRERHIQSFSGDFSKDGRNVDEFIEEVERVLLVRNQTSEDQTDFVLSLLKGAALEEVRLRRGDQPQCAEDIFFYLREAFREKRSLAQLLQTFYTRKQLEGEDLRAYSHALSQILNSLLKQSPDAVANANVALRDQFIEGTRDAALRRELRKLVRDKPQSTLIEVRDEALMWSLEDPKLRAGKVALNRKVSSEATEVQCASVVMPAKSSVTLDEVLKLVAEQGKAIGELTQAVQKLTLHCTKPESVNRSKSKVQPRFTDDGQPICFKCNGVGHIAKNCVRRNKQAVNEDASSAMPQGNAHPRSL